Within Lactobacillus amylovorus DSM 20531, the genomic segment TATGTAGCCATTCACCGTGTAGCGATTTCTGATGAGTATCGCGGGATGCATATTTATGACGATTCAGTGAATATCTTAACCAACTTTTCAGTTTTCCCAGCACAAATTGAAAAGTTGGCTGATTTTGCGGCTGTCTCACCAGCACAACCTAAGAATACAATTGTTCCTAATGTTGATTTGAATATGTTTTGAATATGTATAGTAGAGGTCTAGGGACACGTCATTTACTTGGCGGAATGGATTCTAGCTTACGCTTTGTTAAGGTAGCGTTTACTTTGGCACATGCACCTAAGAGTGATGACGAAACTGAAAGTGTAACGAATTTCTTCAATATCTTGCATTCAGTCGAACAAGCAAAGAGATTGGACGAAATTGAACCTGGTAAATTTGAATATACAATGTATTCAGACTGTATGAATTTAGATAAAGGAATTCTGTACTTTACTACTTATGATAACAATCAAATTGACGCGGTTGACATGAATAGCTAAGTGTATAATTTTTTGCGGTAAGTTGAATAAATAATTAAAAAAGCTCAAGTCCTTTGAATTTGGACTTGAGCTAAAACAAAAGGACCAGTAGTCTGATGTTAAGAACAAAAAACACATTAGAAGCTGGTCTTTATGGAATCTATTATAACTGATATCGTAAAAATTATTAAGTTTGAAAATAATGTTATTGCTCGTGAAAAGGAATTAATGTGCTACTTCTTTGATTTGATTAGAGAATTAATGAAATTAGCACTAGAAGAGGTTGATGCCGGCTTAGTTGAAAAAACTAAAAATTGGGGAAGAGCTAGCTTTTGGAAGGCACATGGCATTAAATATTTGAATGTCATGGGATGGATGCAAGGCGCTGGTGATGGTACTTTCTACGGCCCTCATACTGAAAATGGTCAACCTGTATTAGTGATTGGTGAAGGTGCTGGTCTTTGGACTAACTGCGTTGCTTGGAAGAATCCGCAACTTGCACAGCAATATAAGCATAAGAATTTTAACGATTTGTATTATCAGGATGATGAATAGATAGTTATTTATAAAATGAAGCATTCCAGAAAGGGCTGCTTTTTTATTTTTGCTAAAATTTGTAAGCGAGATTATAATAATTGTAATTACGATAATTATAATTACAGTAATCGTAATTACTGTAATCTAAGTTACTGAAAGGCATAAACGATGAATGAATTTATCGGACGTGAAATTGAATTAAAAAATTTAAACAACATGTATAACAGCGACAAATTTGAAATGGCTGTTATTTATGGACGAAGACGTGTAGGAAAAACCTCGCTGATTAAACAATTCATATCAAATAAACCTGCAATTTACGTTCAGGGGGTAGAGGCTACAGCTGAAACTAATTTGCGTTTCTTGTCTAATGCAATTTTAGATTTTGAAGAACCGGGACGAGTTAATAAACATAAAACCTTTTATGATTTTGCGGAAGCATTTGAAGAAGTTCAAGATATTGCCAATAATCAAAACGAAAAAATGATTTTTGTAATGGATGAATATCCATACTTTGCAGAAGCATCAGCCGAAATTAGTTCAATCTTACAGTACACAATTGATCATATTTACAAAGAAAAAAATAATATTATGTTAATCTTGTGTGGATCATCAATGTCCTTTATGGAGCATCAGGTTCTTGGTTATAAGAGTCCTTTATATGGTAGAAAAACTGGCCAATTTAAGATTAGACCTTTTGATATCTTTAATACTAAGAAGATGTTACCTCAAGTTAACAATGAAGATTTACTAGCTTATTACGGAATAACTGATGGAATTCCACAATACTTAAGTTTTATCGATCAAACAAAATCCGTAGAAGAAAATATTCAAGAGATGTTTTTAAATCAAAATGCCCCGTTACAAAATGAGCCTAACGTTCTTCTACAGGAAGAATTGAGAAAGCCAGCCACTTATTTTTCTATTTTAAATGCCTTGGCACATGGTAAGAGTAAAAGTACACAGATTAGTCAAGCAATCGGTATGAGTAATGGTAGTAGTATAAGTGCTTATCTTAACAATTTAATTGATCTTGAAATTATTGAACGTAAGCAACCTATCTTTGAAAATAGCCCTAGAAAAGCTATTTATGCTTTTAAAGATAATATGTTTAAATTTTGGTTCAAGTTTATTGCTGAAGCTCAAGATCAAATTGCTCTTGAAAGAACCAAAGGAATTCTAATAGGTATTATGGATGAATTGCCTCGCTTCTTGGGTCCTGTGTTTGAGCAAGCTTCACGTGATTGGTTATGGCAGCAAGATGATCTGCTATTTTATCCTAAGAAAATTTCTAGTTGGTGGGGAAACAATCCAATTAAACATCGTCAAGAAGAAATTGATGTTGTAGCAAGCAATCACGATGACTCTGAGGCTATAATAGGTGAGTGTAAGTGGAGAAATGCAGACAAGTTAAATCATGAGATGATTGATACATTGATTACTAGAGCTGCATTACTTCCTAAGGTAAGAAAAACGTATTTGTACTTTTTCGTTAAGGAATCTACGGATAATTTTGAGAAGTATGCTAGAGAGCATAATGTTAGAGTTGTGAAATATGAGGAGTTTTTTAAATAGAAAGCAGATTGAATACTTGTTCTCTTTTATTTAGAATTATTGATATATAAATGTTAGTGGATGTAAGGAGATTTAAATGGCAACTAAATCAAAAGAACTTAATTTTGAAGATAAGTTATGGAAAGCGGCAGATGCGTTAAGGGGAA encodes:
- a CDS encoding ATP-binding protein — its product is MNEFIGREIELKNLNNMYNSDKFEMAVIYGRRRVGKTSLIKQFISNKPAIYVQGVEATAETNLRFLSNAILDFEEPGRVNKHKTFYDFAEAFEEVQDIANNQNEKMIFVMDEYPYFAEASAEISSILQYTIDHIYKEKNNIMLILCGSSMSFMEHQVLGYKSPLYGRKTGQFKIRPFDIFNTKKMLPQVNNEDLLAYYGITDGIPQYLSFIDQTKSVEENIQEMFLNQNAPLQNEPNVLLQEELRKPATYFSILNALAHGKSKSTQISQAIGMSNGSSISAYLNNLIDLEIIERKQPIFENSPRKAIYAFKDNMFKFWFKFIAEAQDQIALERTKGILIGIMDELPRFLGPVFEQASRDWLWQQDDLLFYPKKISSWWGNNPIKHRQEEIDVVASNHDDSEAIIGECKWRNADKLNHEMIDTLITRAALLPKVRKTYLYFFVKESTDNFEKYAREHNVRVVKYEEFFK
- a CDS encoding linear amide C-N hydrolase; amino-acid sequence: MYSRGLGTRHLLGGMDSSLRFVKVAFTLAHAPKSDDETESVTNFFNILHSVEQAKRLDEIEPGKFEYTMYSDCMNLDKGILYFTTYDNNQIDAVDMNS